A window from Malaclemys terrapin pileata isolate rMalTer1 chromosome 18, rMalTer1.hap1, whole genome shotgun sequence encodes these proteins:
- the LOC128825859 gene encoding interleukin-8-like, which translates to MKLTSSALVTLLLAALWTEAHGDSFISQSNTCCMKDNFVPRRISPKHIKSCRPTGPNCSRQAVIVTLTQGKEVCVDPSKIRLATCKGKQEKPLEDTQTAQLRQEKLDTV; encoded by the exons ATGaagctcacctcctcagccctgGTAACGCTGCTCCTTGCCGCTCTCTGGACTGAAGCCCACGGCGATTCCT TCATCAGCCAGAGCAACACATGCTGCATGAAAGATAATTTTGTTCCCCGAAGAATTTCTCCAAAACACATCAAAAGTTGCAGACCCACAGGTCCGAACTGCTCCCGCCAGGCCGTGAT aGTGACGCTCACACAGGGGAAGGAAGTCTGTGTTGATCCCAGTAAGATACGGTTGGCCACATGTAAAGGAAAGCAAGAAAAACCACTTGAAGACACCCAGACTGCACAGCTGAGACAAGAGAAGCTGGACACAGTGTAA